AATCTCAAGGTTTATGCGGGCGCCGATCATCCGCATGCCGCGCAGAACCCGGAGCCGCTCGACGTCGCGGCGATGAATCCGAAGAACAAGAGGATCGCCTAAGCCATGACGACCGAGACGCAGAAGCTCACCGATCTCAAGGAGCTGCGGGGCAGCTCGATGGCCCCGGCGGCCTCCGCCGCCGCGGAGCCGAAGATCGACGCGCAAGGCCGCGCCTATGCAACCGGCAAGCGCAAGAACGCGATCGCCCGTGTCTGGATCAAGCCGGGTTCCGGCCGCGTTTCCGTCAATGGCCGCACCAGCGAGGTCTATTTCGCCCGTCCGGTGCTGCGCATGATGATCGCCCAGCCTTTCGGCGTGACCCAGCGGGTCGGCCAGTATGACGTGGTCTGCACGGTCGTCGGCGGGGGCCTCTCCGGCCAGGCCGGCGCGGTGCGCCATGGCATCAGCAAGGCCCTGACTTACTTCGAGCCGGCCTTGCGGCCCGCGCTCAAGGCCGGCGGCTTCCTCACCCGCGACAGCCGCGTGGTCGAGCGCAAGAAGTACGGCAAGGCGAAGGCCCGACGCAGCTTCCAGTTCTCGAAGCGCTGATCGCGACACCCGCGGTCGGCCCCGACTGGGGCATGCCATCGAACAAAGGGGCGCTCCCGGTCGGAGCGCCCCTTTTGCTTTTCGGGCTTCGTTTCCATATCGGATAAGCTCTTATCGGCGGCAGGAGTCGGACCACATGGGCAATATCTCGCGGACCAAGACGGTCTTCATCGACGGCGAAGCCGGCACCACCGGCCTCGGCATCCGCCAGCGCCTGACCGGGCTGGCCGGCATCGCGCTGAGCTCGATCGCGCCCGAGCGCCGCAAGGACCCGGTCGCCAAGCGCGAGATGCTGGAAGCAGCCGACCTGGTGGTGCTCTGCCTGCCCGACGATGCCGCGCGCGAGACCGTGGCGATGATCGACGCGATGGGCGCTAAAGGTCCGAAGATCGTCGATGCCAGCACCGCCCACCGCGTGGCGGCGGGCTGGGTCTATGGTTTCCCCGAGATGGCCGAGGGGCAGGCGGCCGCCATCCGCGGCGCCCGGCGCGTTGCCAATCCCGGCTGCTATCCCACCGGCGGCATCGCCCTGATCAAGCCGCTGGTCGAAGCCGGCATCATCCCGGCCGATTATCCGCTGACCATCAACGCCGTCAGCGGCTATTCCGGCGGCGGGCGGACCATGATCGAGGCCTATGAAGCGCATCGCGCGCCGGCCTTCGAGCTTTACGGGCTGGGCCTCGAGCATAAGCATCTGCCCGAGCTGCAGCATTATTCAGGCCTCGCCACGCGGCCGATCTTCGTGCCCTCGGTGGGGAACTTCCGCCAGGGCATGCTGGTGAGCTTGCCGCTCCATCTCGAGACCCTGACGGGCAAGCCCAAGGGCAAGGATCTGGAGGCCGTGCTGGCGAAGCGCTTCGCCGGGCAGAAATTGGTCGAGGTCGTGCCGGTAGGGGCGGGTACGGAAGCGGGCAAACTCGAGCCTGAGGCACTCAACGACACCGACCGGCTGGAGCTGCGCGTCTTCGCCAACGAGGCGCGCCGCCAGGCGGTCCTGGTCGCGCGGCTAGACAATCTGGGCAAGGGCGCTTCCGGCGCCGCGGTCCAGAACATCCAGCTCATGCTGGGCGCCTGAGGCAGCCATGGCCGCGCAGATCCTCACCTTCGACGGCTTCACGCCGCAGATCGATCCGACCGCCTTCATCGCATCGACCGCGGTCATCATCGGCGACGTCGTGATCGGACCGAGGGCCAACATCTGGTATGGCTGCATCCTGCGCGGCGACGGCAATCTGCTGCGCGTGGGCGCGGGCACCAACATCCAGGACGGCACGATCGTCCATCTCAACACCCAGGACGACCATGGCCGCGGCGCGCCGGGCTATCGCTGCCTCATCGGCGACAACGTCACCATCGGCCATATGGCGCTGATCCATGCCTGCACGCTCGAGGACGGCGCCTTCGTCGGCATGAAGGCCTGCGTCATGGACGGCGCGGTGGTGGAGGGCGGCGGCATGGTCGCGGCCGGTGCGCTGCTCACCCCCAACAAGCGCGTACGCAAGGGCGAGCTCTGGGCCGGGAGCCCTGCCAAGCTGATGCGCCAGCTCAGCCCGAAGGAAATGGAAGACTTCGCCTCGACCGCGCCCTATTACGCCGAGCTCGGGGCGCTCTACCGCAAGCAGGGGCTCTGACCAAATCAGGCCGTCAGCGGCTATTCCGCGGTCACCGTGATCTGACCGGTCGGGTGCGACCGCCGCTTCTTGCGAATCACGATCTCGATATCGAGGTCGAGCGATGTCAGGAATCCCATCAGGCGTTCCAGAGAGAATCCCTCGAGCTTATAGCGCTGCAAGGCGGAGACCTTCGGTTGAGTGATGCCGAGGAGCGCCGCGCTCGCAGCTTGAGTCAGGCCCCGCCCAGCGAGGGCCTGATTGATGGTGTAAGCCAGCCAGAGGCGGGTTTGACGTTCTTCGGCGTCCGGAAAACCCAGATCGGCAAAGAGATTGTTGCTGCCGCGCTTGATGCTGGTATCGGCCATCTTGGCGTTAGCCCTTCGCTTTGTGGTAGCGCATCTCATGGTCATGTTGTGCAGCCTTCAAGCGCCTGTGGATCAGCTCGATGTCGGTTCTTGCCGTTCTGATGCCGTGCGGCGATTTCTTTTGAAACGCGTGAAGAACGTAGATCACTTCCACAAATCGGACCGTGTAGAGGGCCCGATAGCTGTTGCCCTTATGGTCTTCGACCAACTCGAAGATTCCCGGTCCCTGGCCCTTCCAGGGCTTGGCCGAGGGATGCAGGCCGCCGAACTGCGCCACGCCCAACGCATTCCCCATCTCCGCCTTCACGGCATGCGGGAAGGCAAGGAAGTCTTCCTTGGAAGAGCCGACCCAATCGAGCGGTCTCTCGCCAGAAATCAGATGTCGCGCCACGGAATATACCAAAATTGGAATAAAAAGGCAATCACTTCGGTTTCTCGTAATAATAGTAATAGTTATAGATGATAATCCAAAATGCGAGAAGTGACCATCCTGCCGATCGGTTGCGGTCCGGAGACTCAGCATGGTCGCAAGACGCACAAGCGAGGTCGCCGGCGGGGTTTCCGGAGCGGCCCTCCTATGATTGACTCCTTTCCATGACCAGCCTGCCCCTGCCGCCCCATCCGGAAGGTCCCTTCGTGCTGCTCGACGACAATCGGTCGCCGGAGGCGGGGAGCCGTCTCTATGCCGATCCGGTCGAGATCCTGCGCTGCGACGATCCGGCCGAGGTCGAGGCGACGCTGGCGCGGATCGCCGGCGCGCGCGTGCGCGGGCTTCATGCGGTGGGGTACCTGGCCTATGAGCTGGGTTATGCGCTAGAGCCGAAGCTGGCACCCCTGATGCCCGCCGGCCGCGACGGACCGCTGATCTGGATGGGCCTCTTCCGCACGCCCGAGTTGCTGAGCCGCGCACAGACCGCGGCCTTCCTCGATCGCGAGGTGCGGGACGCGCACCGGCTGGGCGAGACCCGCCCGAGCTGGGACCGTGCCACCTATGGCAAGGCCTTCCGCCAGGTGCGCGACTACATCGGCGCCGGCGACGTCTATCAGATCAACCTCACCTTCAAGCTTGGCTTCGATGTCGAGGGCGATCCGCTGTCGCTCTATCGCGAGCTGCGCGGCAAGCAGCATGTCGCCTATGGCGCCGTCATCCGGACCGAGGCCGACTGGATCCTGTCGCTCTCGCCGGAGCTCTTCGTCCGCATCGACGGCAACCGGGCGGTCGGCAAGCCGATGAAGGGCACGGCGGCCCGCGGTCCCACGCCGGAGGACGACGAAGCCGCGCGGGCCTTCCTGCGCTCGGACGAGAAGTCGCGCGCCGAGAATCTGATGATCGTCGATCTCATCCGCAACGATCTGGGGCGGATCGCGCGGATCGGCTCGGTCAAGGTGGATGGGCTGTTCGAGGTCGAGACCTACGAGACCGTGCATCAGATGATCTCGACCGTGTCGGCGCGCCTGTTGCCCGATATCGGCGCCGACGAGGTGATCCGCCGGCTCTTCCCCTGCGGCTCCATCACCGGCGCGCCCAAGATCCGCGCGATGGAAATCATCCGCGAGCTCGAAGCGGGCCCGCGCGATGTCTATACCGGCGCCATCGGCTGGTTCGCGCCGGACGGCGATCTTTGCCTCAACGTGGCGATCCGCACCCTCAAGATCGACCAGGCCGGCCGCGGCGAGATGGGGATCGGCAGCGGGCTGGTCTATGATTCCGACGAGGCTGCGGAATATGAGGAATGCCTGCTGAAGGCGCGCTTCCTCACCGTGCCGCACCGGCCCTTCGAGCTGATCGAGACGATGCTGTGGCAGCGGGAAGCCGGCTGGACCCTGCTGGAGCGCCATCTCGAGCGATTGCATCGCTCGGCCGCCTATTTCGGGTTCCCCTGCGATCCCGAGACCGTGCGCGCCCAGCTCGAGGCCGCCTCGCTGGGTTTCGCCGGCGCCTGCTGCCGCGTGCGGCTGCTGCTGGATCGCGAAGGCGCCATCAGGATCGCGGCGACCGCGATCCCGGTGCCTTCGGCGGCCGGTCTCATGCGCTATGCGATCTCGGACCGCGCGACCGACAGCCGCGACCCGTTCCTGTTCCACAAGACCACGCGCCGCGCGCTCTATGACGGCGAGCTCGAACGCCTGAGCCGGGAGACCGGCTGCGACGAGGTGCTGTTCCTCAACGAGCGCGGCGAGCTGACCGAGGGCAGCCGCACCAACCTCTTCCTCGAGCGGGGCGGGCGGCTGCTGACGCCGCCCTTGAGCAGCGGCCTCCTCGACGGAACGCTGCGCCGCGAGCTGCTGGCGACGGGCCGGGCCCAGGAGGCGGTCCTCACGCTCGAGGATCTCGCCCGCGCCGAGCATGTGTTCCTCGGCAACTCGGTGCGCGGGCTGCTGCTGGCCGAACGCCTGGCGGCGCAGGCGGCGGCCGTCTAGACCCGCGCGTTCATTCCGCCCGCACTCCCGTCGCCTTCTGGATCGCCGCGGCCGAGCCCGTCAGCGGGAACAGCATCTCGCGCTTGCTGCCGTCGTGGGTCATGACTGAGAGACGGAGCTCCTGGCCGACGAACCAGGGGTGCAGCGTATCGGCCGCTTTCACCACCGGCTTGTTCGATTCCCAGACCAGCCAGAAGCTGCTGTGGTCGTTGGTCAGGCCCCACATCGCGTTCTGCGCGTCGCCGCGCGCGCGGATGTCGTCGGTGTCGATCGGCGCGCGATGGTCGATCTGATAGACCGGCATGGCCTTGGCGAGCGTCACGCCCTGCGCGGGGTGCAGCTCGGCGAAGACCTGGATATGGCCGCCGACATTGCGCGACCAGAGGATGAGGTTGTCGCCGGCGTCGTTGGTGACCGAGGCGGCCTCGAACGGCTCGTCGTCGGAAGGGGCGGCCACGACCGACCAGCCGTCGGCGGCCCAGGCGGGCGTCAGGGAAATCGCGAGAAGGAGCGCCAGGGCGCCGGTTCCCGCCGTCAGGATTTTTCGGATCATGCCGCGATCCTTAGTTCATGATTTCGGCGAGATTGGGGCGAGGGGTCTTGGCGAGGTCTTGCGCCATTTTTACTGTCATCCTCGGGCCGGCCGCAGGCCGGACCCGGGGATCCAGCCCTTGCCGGCCCTCGATCGCCGGATCAAGTCCGGCGATGACAGAAGGCAGCAGCAACGACGGAAGGAAGTGGCGAGGGAATCCGTCCTCAGCTCCCCGCGCGGACCTTCACATACGACCCCGGCGCGTCCTCGATGACCTTCAGCTTGCCGTCGCCGGGCTTGCGCGCCGGGACCTTCTCGCCGCCGAAATCGGCGATCCATTTCGCCCATTCGGGCCACCAGGAGCCGGGATGCTGGGTCGCGCTGGCAAGCCAGTCTTCCGGGCTCGGCGGATTCTTGTCGTTGACCCAGTGATGATATTTGTGGCTCTCGGGCGGGTTCACCACGCCGGCGATATGACCGGAGGCGGCCAGCACGAAGCGGATCGGGCCGGTCACGATCTGGGTCAGGGCGTAGGTGGTCTTCCAGGGCGCGATATGGTCCTCGCGCGTCGAGAGCATGAAGATCGGCGTCTTGATCTTGCGCAGGTCGATCGGCACGCCCGCCAGCGTGATGCCGCCCGGCTGCACCAGCTTGTTCTCCTGATACATCTTGCGCAGATAGAAGCTGTGCATCGCCGCCGGCATGCGCGTGGAATCGGAATTCCAGTAGAGCAGGTCGAACGGGAACGGCTCCTTCCCGAGGAGATAATTGTTGATCACGAAGGACCAGATCAGGTCGTTGGCGCGCAGCATGTTGAAGGTGTTCGCCATGGCGCCGCCTTCGAGAAAGCCCTTCTCGTTCATGCGCGCTTCGAGCGACTGGAGCTGCTCTTCGTCGATGAAGACGCCGAGATCGCCCGGTTCCTTGAAGTCGGTCAGGGTCGTGAGGAAGGTGGTGCTGGCGATCCGGTCGGCCTTCTTCTTGGTCGCGAGCCAGGCCAGGGTCGCGGCCACGAGCGTACCGCCGAGGCAATAGCCGACGACATTCGCATCGGGTTGCCCCGTCGCCTTTTCCATGGCGTCGAGGGCCGCGAGCGGCCCCTCGATCATGTAGTCCTCGAAACTCTTCTGGGCGAGCTTCTCGTCGGGATTGACCCAGGAAACCACGAACACGGTATGGCCCTGCGCCACCGCGAAGCGGATGAGCGAATTCTTCTCGCGCAGATCGAGGATGTAGAACTTGTTGATCCAGGGCGCGATGATCAGCAGCGGCCGGCGATAGACCTGCTCGGTGGTCGGGTTGTACTGGATGAGCTGGATCAGGTCGTTCTGGAACACGACCTTGCCGGGGGTGACTGCCACGTTGCGCCCGATCTCGAACGCCTCCTGGTCGGTCATGCTGATCTTGAGCTCGCCCTTGCCGCGCTCGAGATCGCCCAGCAGGTTCTTCAGGCCGTTGAGCAGGTTCTCGCCCTTGCTCTCGACCGTCGCGCGCAGCACCTCGGGATTGGTCATGAGGAAATTGGTCGGCGCGATCGCATCGACGAACTGGCGGGTATAGAACTCGACCTTCCGCGCGGTCTTGTCGTCGAGCCCCTCGACCTCGTTGACGGTCGTCTGCAGCCAACGCGCGGTCAGCAGGTAGGACTGCTTGACGAAGTCGAACAGCTCGTTGTCCTGCCAGGCGGAGTCCTTGAAGCGCCGGTCGTCGGGCGCCGGCGCGATCACCGCCTCTGCCGGCCCGCCCATCATGCGCCGGGCGGTGGTTTGCCAAAGATTCATGTAGTCGTTCCAGAGCGACATCTGCGCCTGGACCAGCTTTTCGGGCTGGGCCATCAGGCGGGCCGTCATCTCGAGGAAGGCCTGGCCGATATTGAGCGGGTCGGACATGCCGAACGCGTCGCCGCTGCCACGGCTCTGCTTCTGCAGGAAATCGGTCACGAGACGCTGCGATTGCTCGGCAATCTCCGTCATGGTCCGCGACAATTCCATCGGGTCGGGTAATTTTCTTTCCGCGCCCTGTTGATCGACCATTATGCCTTCCTTATCATGCCGGCCCGGCTCGCCTCGGGGGAACCCGGGAGGGGCCGAAGACGGCCCCGCATCCCGGATCATGCCAATGATATGACTACACACCCTTTAGCGCGATTCCGGGGCGCAAGGGACGATAAAAAGGCGCAAAATCGCCGATGCATGGGCCCACGAAAACGGGCATACCGGGCGGCCGGCAGGGACAGGCGGGGCGGCCCCGAGTCATCAGGCGGATTGGAGCCAGGGTGGTCGGGGCGGCATCTGGGCAACAGGGACAAGCAAGGCACCAATGATCAAGGCGAAGTTGGCCGCTCAGGGGCGGCGACCGGTATGGCGGAGAGATCGGCGGAAGCGGGGCCCGGGCACGGGGACGGCCGCGGCATTGCTGGCTTTGTTGGTCCTGGCGGCGGGCTGTTCTTCCTCGAGCGACGCGCCGCCGCCGGCGAGCACGACGGCAACGGCGCCCGCGAGCACGACAGCAACGGCACCCGCAGCCACCAGTTCCAGTACCGGCAATGAATCCTTCCCCAATCTCGGGACGGTTCCCGATCAGCCACCGCCGGTCACGACGCCCGAGCAGCGCCAGGCGATCATGGACGGGCTGGTCGCCGACCGGAAAAACGCGGTCTATAGCGACACGCCGCTGAGCGGCCAACCCACCAGCTCCGTAGCCCCGCCGGCGCCGCCGCCGATCACGCCCGAAGGCGGCGGGACGACGCTCGGGACCACCACCATCACGCCCTCTGCCGATACGGGCGCGGCCACGGGCGCCGCCACCGATTCGACCCCCGACATGCCGGCGACGCCGCAGACCCCGGTCTCCTCGCAGCCGCTGCCCGATGCGGCGCCGGCCAATACGCCCGCCGAGCCGCCGCCGACAGGGACCACGGTTCCCTCGACCACCGGCGTGACGCAGCCGCAGTCGAACGCGGCGCCCCTGGTGCCGGGCGCCCTGCAATATGCCGAGCTGCGCGGCGGCGAGGGGATGGCGGAGTCCGACGCCGACGATTTCGCGCCGGTCTCGCCGCGCATGACCCAGCTGGCCGACAGCACACAGCCGGCGACCGCGGCGCCCAACGCGCCGAAGAGCCTCATTCCTCAGGGCCCTTTCAGCTATTCGCAGGCCACGCCGCGCGCGGCGGCGGCAGCACCCACGGGCAACGCGGCGGTGACCGTCGATCTCAGCGCCATCGGCGGCGCCCCCGAGACGACGTTGCCGACGCAGCGCCAATTGCAGCCGGCGCAAGCTCAACTTCAGCCCGCAGGGTCCCGTCCGCCGCTCTATGTCGATCTCGGCGCGCTCGACAGTCTGTCCGGGCCGGGTCCGCAGACCCAACCGGCCGTCTATCAACAGGCTGTCTATCAGCAGCCCGCCTATCAGCCCGGCAATCCGCAGTGGCAGCCGAACGCCAATCAGCTGGCGTTCTATGAGGTGCCGCGTGGGACGAACGTGGCGATGGTGGCACCCGGGGCCGTCCCGCTGCCGCCGTCGGGACAGCCCCTGGGCCTGATTTTCTTCGCGAACGGCTCCTCCTATCTCAATGCCGCCTCGCGCGAGGTGCTGCGTGAGGTCGCCCAGATCTACCGCGCCCAGGGCAAGGTGATCCGCGTGGTGGGCCACGCCTCCTGGATTCCGGGTGGCGACAATGGTTTCAACTCGAAGCTTTCCTATGCCCGGGCTCAGGCCGTGGCGAAGGCGCTTGCCGGTTATGGCGTTCCCGGCGGCGCGCTCGAGATGCGCGGCGTCGGCATCACCCAGCCGGTCTTCTACGAAACCGCGAGCACCGGGATCGCCGGCAATCGCCGCGCCGATATTTTCCTGACACCGTAAGCGGATCTCTTCCGCCGCGATCGCTGCCATCGGCGATCGCGCGATGGGCCGCCTTTTGGCATCGCCTCATTCCCGACGCTTCTCCAGTTTTACAGGCGCTAATGAAGGACTTCGCATCTTGACGACGAAACCGCTCACTGTCGCGATCGCCGGTCTCGGCACGGTCGGCGCCGGCACCGTCAAACTCCTGCAGGAACATGCGGGCCTGCTGGCCGAGCGGTCCGGCCGTCCGATCCGCCTGAAGTCGGTATCCGCGCGCGACCGCAAGCGCGACCGCGGGATCGACCTCTCGCAGGTCCATTGGGTCGACGATCCGCTGGCGCTGGCGGTCGATCCCGAGGTCGACGTGGTGGTCGAGCTCATCGGCGGCTCCGACGGCGTCGCCAAGGCGCTGGTCGAGAAGTCGCTTCATGACGGCAAGCATGTGGTGACAGCGAACAAGGCGCTGCTCGCCCATCACGGCAACGCGCTGGCGCGGCTCGCCGAGACCTCGGGGGTCTCGATTTCCTATGAGGCCGCGGTTGCGGGCGGCATCCCGATCATCAAGCTGATGCGCGAGGGCCTGGCGGCCAACCGCATCAAGCGCGTCTATGGCATCCTCAACGGCACCTGCAACTACATCCTGACCGAGATGCGCCGCACGGGCCGTGAGTTCGCCGACGTGCTCGAGGACGCGCAGCGCCTCGGCTATGCCGAGACCGATCCGAGCTTCGACGTCGACGGCATCGATGCCGCGCACAAGCTCTCGATCCTCGCTTCCGTCGCCTTCGGCTGCGAGATCAATTTCGCCGGCGTGCATGTCGAAGGCATCCGCCATGTCTCGGCCGTCGACATCGCCTTCGCCCAGGAGCTGGGCTATCGCATCAAGCTGCTCGGCATCGCCAGCCTCTCGGACCACGGGATCGAGCAGCGCGTCCACGCCACCATGGTCTCGCTCGACACCGCGATCGCCCATGTCGAGGGCGTGTTCAACGCGGTGGTGACGATCGGCGATTATGTCGGCCAGAACGTGGCCGAGGGCCGCGGCGCGGGCGCCGGCCCGACCGCATCGGCGGTGGTCGCGGACCTGATCGATCTCGCCCGCAAGCGCGCGCTGCCGACCTTCGCCATTCCGGCCTCGAAGCTGGCCAGGCTGCCGGTGGCGCCGATGGAGCGTCACTATGGCGCCTATTATGTGCGGCTGATGGTCAAGGACCGGCCGGGCGTGATCGCCGACGTGGCGGCGGCCCTGCGCGACGAGCGCGTCTCCATGGAGGCGATGCTGCAGCGCGGCCGCGCGCCGGAGGAGGTGGTGCCGGTCGTGATCACCACCCACGAGACCGAGGAATCCTCGATGCGCCGGGCCCTGGCGCGCATCGCCAAGCTCGACACCGTGGCGGAACCGCCGCGCATGATCCGCATTGAATCGCTGACGGCCTGAGCGGAAGGGCCGCACCCAACGGACGATACGGGAACAATCGGCCGCCGAAGGCCGGGCCCGGACCAGGGATAGGAAAAGGGACAAGACGATGGCCAAGCATGAGATGGATCGCAATCTGGCGCTCGAAGCCGTGCGCGTGACCGAGGCGGCGGCGCTGGCGGCATCGCGGCTGATGGGACGCGGCGACGAGAAAGCGGCGGACCAGGCGGCGGTCGATGCGATGCGCCAGGCGCTGAACGGGCTCAGCATCGACGGCACGGTCGTGATCGGCGAGGGCGAGCGCGACGAGGCGCCGATGCTCTATATCGGCGAGAAAGTCGGCGCCGGCGGCCCCAAGATCGACATCGCGCTCGATCCGCTCGAGGGCACCACCATCACCGCCAAGGGCGGTCCCAACGCGCTGGCGGTCATCGCCATGGCGGAAGCGGGCGGCTTCCTCAACGCGCCCGACGTCTATATGGACAAGATCGCGGTCGGCGGCGGCCTGCCCACGGGCGTGGTCGATCTCGACGCGTCGCCCGCCGAGAACCTCAAGAATCTCGCCAAGGCCAAGCAGGTCGAGGTCTCGGATATCGTCGCCTGCATCCTCGACCGCCCGCGCCATGCCGATCTGATCGGCAAGGTCCGCGCGGCGGGCGCGCGCATCCTGCTGATCACCGACGGCGACGTGTCGGGCGTGATCGCGACCTCGCGGCCCGACAGCGGCATCGACATCTATATCGGCTCGGGCGGCGCGCCCGAAGGCGTCCTGGCCGCCGCGGCCCTGCGCTGCATCGGCGGCCAGATGCAGGGACGCCTGCTGTTCCGCAACGACGACGAGAAGGGCCGCGCCGTCAAGATGGGCGTGACGGACTTCAACCGCAAATACGACCTGCAGGATCTGGCCAAGGGCGACGTGATGTTCGCCGCGACCGGCGTCACCGACGGCACCATGCTGCGCGGCGTCCGGCGCTTCCAGGGCGGTGCCGCGACGCACTCGATGGTGATGCGCTCCAAGACCGCGACCGTGCGCCTCATTGAAGCCAGCCACCATTTCGCCCGCAAGCCGGGCGGTGATCCGGCGAAGCGGTAGTCCCGAAGCGCGCGAACAGAGAGAATCACTCTAGCCCACCCCCTTGACGGGGGAGGGTAGGGAGGGGGGTGGACGCGCCATCAATCCGACGCGCAGTTCGTCACTTCGCGCTTCCCCTCCCCCTACCCCCTCCCGCGAGGGGAGGGGGCATGAGGTTTATCAGGAGATCGCGCTCTTGCAGGCCCCGATCGCCCAGGCCGTGGCACTGACCCTCGCCGGCAACCGCTTCCTGCGTGGCGGCGATGTCGGCGCGTTCTGGCCCGAGGCGTCGGTCTTCCGCTATTGCAAGCGCGTGGCCTTCGTCACGCTGAGCGGACCCGACCCGGCGCCGGTCGCCGAGCCCTATGCGGATCACCCGCTCGCCTGGCTGAAGAAGATCCAGGCCGAGGGCGTCTCGGCCTTGCGGCTGCTCTACGTCCCGAGCCATGGCACCCAGCGCGACCGCGAGACGGTCGGCCTGGCGGGCGGCGGCGGTCGCCGCTTCGTCGCGACGGCCAGCGGCGAAAGGGCCGATCTCTGGGAGGCGCGCTGGGCCGTGAGCGACCGGAAAGATCCGGCGCAGAAGATCTGGGCTGTGACCTATGGCCGGGTGGCGACAGGCTTCGACCTCACCGAGGAGACGCCGCGCGAGGCGCCCGCGGTGCGCGCCGAGCTCGCCGCGACATTGGCCGAGATCGCCAAATTCGCCGACGCGCAGCAGCTCGACAATT
The nucleotide sequence above comes from Hypericibacter terrae. Encoded proteins:
- a CDS encoding homoserine dehydrogenase, encoding MTTKPLTVAIAGLGTVGAGTVKLLQEHAGLLAERSGRPIRLKSVSARDRKRDRGIDLSQVHWVDDPLALAVDPEVDVVVELIGGSDGVAKALVEKSLHDGKHVVTANKALLAHHGNALARLAETSGVSISYEAAVAGGIPIIKLMREGLAANRIKRVYGILNGTCNYILTEMRRTGREFADVLEDAQRLGYAETDPSFDVDGIDAAHKLSILASVAFGCEINFAGVHVEGIRHVSAVDIAFAQELGYRIKLLGIASLSDHGIEQRVHATMVSLDTAIAHVEGVFNAVVTIGDYVGQNVAEGRGAGAGPTASAVVADLIDLARKRALPTFAIPASKLARLPVAPMERHYGAYYVRLMVKDRPGVIADVAAALRDERVSMEAMLQRGRAPEEVVPVVITTHETEESSMRRALARIAKLDTVAEPPRMIRIESLTA
- the glpX gene encoding class II fructose-bisphosphatase; this encodes MDRNLALEAVRVTEAAALAASRLMGRGDEKAADQAAVDAMRQALNGLSIDGTVVIGEGERDEAPMLYIGEKVGAGGPKIDIALDPLEGTTITAKGGPNALAVIAMAEAGGFLNAPDVYMDKIAVGGGLPTGVVDLDASPAENLKNLAKAKQVEVSDIVACILDRPRHADLIGKVRAAGARILLITDGDVSGVIATSRPDSGIDIYIGSGGAPEGVLAAAALRCIGGQMQGRLLFRNDDEKGRAVKMGVTDFNRKYDLQDLAKGDVMFAATGVTDGTMLRGVRRFQGGAATHSMVMRSKTATVRLIEASHHFARKPGGDPAKR